From Actinomycetota bacterium, a single genomic window includes:
- a CDS encoding DM13 domain-containing protein yields ALQWRARGNCRSGNLAVTMADDAEALIEAACPGEDVGYATNTGPTRLAVEAGGAWTLVVEQQIDVPLVEPTLPEMQSDEAEIVATGNFYDIDQTGRGQVAIYRLGDGSHALRLEDFFVTPNVDLEIRLHPLPEPKTTEEYLSADAALVAVLDATAGSMNFVFPPDVDPTVYRSVVIWCPPIDSAYAAASLAPPDR; encoded by the coding sequence GGGCGTTGCAGTGGCGGGCGCGTGGCAACTGTCGATCGGGCAACCTGGCGGTGACCATGGCCGACGACGCGGAGGCGCTGATCGAGGCGGCCTGCCCCGGTGAGGACGTCGGCTACGCCACCAACACCGGCCCCACGCGCCTGGCCGTCGAAGCCGGCGGGGCGTGGACGTTGGTGGTCGAGCAGCAGATCGACGTGCCGCTGGTCGAGCCGACACTGCCGGAGATGCAGTCGGACGAGGCAGAGATCGTCGCGACCGGCAACTTCTACGACATCGACCAGACCGGACGCGGGCAGGTGGCGATCTACCGGCTCGGGGATGGCAGCCACGCGCTGCGCCTCGAGGACTTCTTCGTGACCCCCAACGTCGACCTCGAGATCCGCCTGCACCCGCTGCCCGAGCCCAAGACCACCGAGGAGTACCTGTCGGCCGACGCCGCGCTGGTGGCCGTGCTCGACGCGACCGCCGGCTCGATGAACTTCGTCTTCCCGCCCGACGTCGACCCGACCGTGTACCGGTCCGTGGTCATCTGGTGCCCACCGATCGACAGCGCGTACGCCGCCGCCAGCCTCGCTCCGCCGGACCGATGA